TAACTTTTCACATATCACTTAATAATTATGTATCATTTAAATTACTTATAACCAACTCATTtaataatttatctattatattatatatatatatatgtaacataAAATTATATTGCATACAATAGCCTCTCTAACGCTGCACATAGCCTAAGAAAAGTGAAAGCTCCAACGACCGACACGCCTAGCTTCGTAGCTACCGAACACGTAACCTGGTCGTTGATGACAAGTAGGGTCATTTGGACAAACAGGCCCACAAGTCAGTGGACGAGGTAGAGGGCGGAACTCTTGGTGGATGGTGATGGTGACGGGGACGCGTCGTGTACAGGCTGCCCCGCACCGTAGCTGGCCTGGCTACATCTGGCCGCCACTACCCCTCCCCAGCTCCCCTTCCCTGTTTTTGACTGCACGGGTTATCGGGTCGCCTTCCCCCTGCCCCGCGGGTCTCCATCACAGCAGAAGGCTTTTCCATGCAGAACCAAGGTTGAACTTCGacgctttttttttccttttgagtaACGCACATACTTTTGACGATTCAGTGGGTTGGTTTATCACGAACGTCACGTACATTTTCAATTACGTTTgcatcaggaaaaaaaaatccagccGCTTTTCACCATATTCTGCATATGAAAATGCTCCGCCTGATTATAACACGTCACATGATTCGTACTAAAGTATTTTCGAAGAATTTATGGTACCGATAAGATCCAAAAGCATAAGCCCGACCCGACACCCAACAACCCGCAAACCTGGTCTTGTCTCCCCCCACCGCCAGGAGGAGTGGAGGACGGGAAAGAAACCACCCGATTAACACAGCAGATTAACTAACATCCTTCGTACTGTGCTGTCCTCTCCGAATAAAttgataatttgctactaaaaGTTAAatctttttaataaaatatttatgtCAATAAAATATAGGATCACCTAAGTTAATAACTGAACCAAAATAACAGATAAGGCGAAGCCATCTTTTAgcagtgaaaaaaaatcatttgacCGGGCCCACCCTCCATAAACCCACCGCGTCAATCCAAACCAGATGGGCGCGGTGAACGGCAAATCAATTTCAATTCCTTAATTAAATAGCCGTGTTACTGGCGGAAGGGTAAAACCGTAAAAGGTGTAGAAGCATCGCAGCTCGTGTCCGCGTCGTCCTGCggcccttcccttcccttcccttcccctcaGCCTCCTCGCCGTCTTCCTCCTCGCTCCCCCATCCGCGGTGGGGTTGATTTGATATCGATTTCGATTCCCTTCCATCGCCCACCCCGGACAGTCCGCAATCCGCTCCCCGAGGCGCCTCCCCCCACACAACGTGCGCGCTCACTCGCGGGCACACTCACCGTCACCCTCCCGTCCCGGCCTTATTAATTCCCCTTCCGCCTACCCGCTTCAAaaactccaccaccacccctcCCAACCCCTCCGCCCCCGCCGCATTGCACGCGGCCGTCTCGAGTCTGGTTTGTTTCTCTCTTGCATTTTGTCCGTTTGGGTGGTTCGGTTGCGAGGGGAGTTCTGATCGGAGCAAGGAAAAGGCGGGGGAAGAGTCGAGGGAGGGGGGAATGTGGGCGGCGGAGCGGGTGGTGGGGGAGCGCCGGATGCGGCAGATCCAGCGCTTCGCGCGGAACGCCAAGCTCACCGTCGTCTGCCTCCTCCTCACCGTCGTCGTGCTCCGCGGCACCCTCGGCGCCGGACGCTTCGGCACGCCGCAGCAGGACCTCATCGAGCTCCGCCAGCGCTTCGTCTCCCACCCGCACCGCGCGCTCGCCGAGCACCACGACGCCAGGTCCAGGTCATCCTCCTCCACCGGCGCGGCGGGCGCCGGCGGCCGGGACGACGAGCCCGACCCGCCGCCGAGGTCGATCAGGGACCCGCCCTACACGCTGGGCCCCAAGATCTCCGACTGGGACGAGCAGCGCGCCGCCTGGCACCGACGCCACCCGGAGACGCCGCCCTTCCTCAACGACGTCAAGCCGCGGGTGCTGCTCGTCACGGGATCCTCGCCCAAGCCCTGCGAGAACCCCGTCGGCGACCATTACCTCCTCAAGTCCATCAAGAACAAGATTGACTACTGCCGCGTCCACGGCATCGAGATCTTCTACAACATGGCGCTGCTTGACGCCGAGATGGCAGGCTTCTGGGCCAAGCTCCCGCTCATCCGCGCCCTGCTCCTCGCGCACCCGGAGGTCGAGTTCCTCTGGTGGATGGACTCCGACGCCATGTTCACCGACATGGCATTCGAGCTGCCGTGGGAGCGCTACGGGCCGTACAACCTCATCCTGCACGGCTGGGACGAGATGGTCTACGACGACAAGAATTGGATTGGGCTCAACACCGGCAGCTTCTTGCTGCGCAACTGCCAGTGGTCGCTTGACATGCTGGATACTTGGGCGCCAATGGGGCCAAAGGGCCCTGTCCGAATCGAGGCAGGCAAGGTGCTGACCAAGTTCTTGAAGGATCGGCCAGTGTTCGAGGCCGATGATCAATCGGCAATGGTGTACATCCTCGCCACGCAGCGTGAGAAATGGGGTGATAAGGTGTGCCTTGAGAATGGGTACTACCTCCATGGCTACTGGGGGATCTTGGTGGATAGGTATGAGGAGATGCTTGAGAATTACAAGCCAGGGCTTGGCGATCACCGGTGGCCACTCGTCACTCACTTTGTCGGGTGCAAGCCGTGTGGGAAGTTTGGAGACTACCCTGTTGAGCGTTGCCTCAAGCAGATGGACCGTGCATTCAATTTTGGGGATAACCAGATCTTGCAGATGTATGGATTTACACACAAGTCGCTTGCGAGCAGGAGGGTGAAGAGGATTAGGAATGAGACCAGTAACCCGCTAGAGATGAAGGATGAGCTTGGGTTGCTCCACCCGGCATTCAAGGCTGTCAAGACTACTACATGATAATTAGAGTACAATTCCACTTATTATTTTGTTTGTTCGTTATAGATCCTCTTGGATCTAAACCTAAAGTGTTTTTCTGTAGAATTGGGGTGACAGCGGGAGTTTGGGTTGTGGGATTATGGGATGGATATCTATGTTGTAATGTGAGGTGTTAGGAGAATGATGTTATGTTTATTTGTCGGCATAAGTTATGTCTTACACTCCTAGAAATTGAGTCAATGAAGGAACTCAAGTTATTGGTCACCCCTATATCGTCCTATagagtttccttttttttctctcttattGGCTGAATATTTCTGGATTTCTTTTGTCATAATAAGTGTACGAGTAGGTGTCCTGGAAGGAATTGTTCATGTGGTATTTTTCACCTCATTATCTATGGTTTTATAGCACACTGGTAAAAACTCTTTATCCCAGAAATAATAGCCTTACTAGGTGGTACTTTATTAATAGTCTGAACCTCCCAGTTTGTGGCTGTAGGAACTTGTTTACACCAACGATTGTCACTATTAATCCCATCGGGTTTCTCATAGTTTGATTTATCAATGTAGGGGTAATCTTATTAAGGTGATACGGCTTTACCGAATCTGGAAAATTCCTGAATGATTGACTGAAATATATAAAAAACGAATTTAGGATTATTTCGTATAGGATATGGTTGTCCTCTGAGCCAATTATTTTGCATTCTTTGCCTTACTATTAGTGGAGGTTCGGTAGCATGACACTCTAGTTTTGCCATATATGTGTGCTCAAAAATCTCAAAAAGTATACATAGCTGGAAGCTACTTTCAGTTTGCATTTGTCCTTAATCTTTGTCCACTTCAATTTAAATCATTGTAGAGGCCTTATACTATGCGCCAATTTCCTTGTATTTATAACATCTCATTGACATTATGACAAACTGTGGATTGATGTTAACCCTTTGGTGCTGGATGCATGTAAATGTTGGTCAGGACATCTCAACATCATCAaagattttgtatttttttactaGTTCTTTTTGTACTGTCAATTGTCACTGTAAATGTGGTATTCTTTGTCAAGGCATGAAGAGAACAGTACCTTTAGATAAACTTCATTGTCATTGCAGATGATATTATGTTCTCTTGGAGGCTCTGTTatgtttgcttttctttttacaaACCTTCTTTACAGTCTTGACAATTTTGACAACGTTTCTGACGGTGTAATGCAAATTATACTAGTAACTTGATACTAGAACTAGAAGTTCTTTGGAAAATAGTGATGTTCCAGATTTGATGGCTACAAATTTTATTGCTCGTCAATGAAATCACTGTCACTGCCAATTTGCAGTTGCGAAAATAACCAAGAGTGCGATCTATCTGTTTGTCACCATGAATGAACTCATGTGAAATTTACCTTACCTTGAATGTCACATTCTGTGTGAACCTGGCAGAATTTGGCATGTGCTAGCTGTGTGAACACCAACGCTGTCATGGATCTAGAAAATATTATCTTTCAGCATCCCATGTCAGGTTCTAGCAAATTTACAGAACTGATGTACGAAGTCAACAACGCCCTTTTCTCTATGCTGAGATAATTGGAGCTCGTAGTCCGATGAATTCCCTTCTCTAGGTGGTCAACTGACATAGATACTAGAGTAACACTACTGTAGAGTAATTTTTTAAATGCCAAAGAAGCAAAGGTATACTTCGATTTTATCAGATATTTTATGGCCATCTTTGTGTGCTCAGCATTTGTAACGTTTCAATGCATCTTGGGAGATATAATACGTAACAGCAACAACGCAATGACAGCAAAGAAACGAACATTAGGTGAGATAACCACTTCAGTAGTGATTCAAAAGTCTCAAGGCTACAACAAACGATGTTTCGAAttttgaaatggtttcaatGGAGTAACACCGCAGAAATCCTACAAAAATACCATGTCTCAATTCTCGTATCTCCAGGTAGCTCCACAGTGAATTTGGTGTTCCAAATGCTGTTGTGTTCTTTCTTATTGATAACGTCGAGAATGCAATGGCTGCGTCCGTGCTCACTTGTACAGCTGCTTTAATCTTCTTGCAGCTTCAACAATGTTTTCCCTGTGGCCAAATGCGCTGACCCTCACAAAGCCTTCGCCGCCAGGTCCGAATCCACTGCCCGGAGTAGTAACCACATTCGCCTTCTCAAGGATCTCGGCGAAAACATCCCACGAATTACGACCAGGGAAGTGCACCCACACATAGGGAGCATTCTTGGCACCATATACATTGAATCCAAGTGAGGTAAATGTGTCAACGATTATTTCTGTGTTCTCCTTGTAGAAGCCGACAACATCACGCATAGCCTGCAGGGAACAAACATCTATGAGAAGAAACAAGACAAAAGAACCTCCGAAGATTTCAAAAACCCGAAATCCTACCTTTAGACCCTCTGGAGAGAGGCAAGCCAAACCACCAGCTTGAGCAATGTTTGATGCGCCATTGAAGCTAGTGCAGACTATGCGGTTGAAATCTTTAGCGACTGGATGTCCATCTGAGAAAAGGAGCTCCTTAGGGACAACAGTCCAACCCAGACGGACACCAGTGAACCCAGCATATTTCGAGAATGATGCTGTCTCAATGGCAACCTGCACGTAAACAAACCATAATGACAAAACTGCGGTTTAATTTACTTGGAGAAAACGACATGTTAATTATCATAGCAATGGCACTAAATATATTGGAGAAAAATGCAATTAAGCGCTCAAAATTTCCAATATGCAGTGTAAAGAAGTAAAAATATTGGAACACAGAGCACACCTCCTTTGCTCCAGGAATTTCAAAGATAGACTTCGGGCTGTCATCTGATATGTACATTGCATAAGCAGAATCATAGACTATGATAGACCCATTGTCCTTAGCAAATTTGACTAGTTCTGTTAGTTGGTCCCGAGATGCAGCAGCGCCAGTAGGATTATTGGGTGAACAGAAGAAAATTATATCTGTTCGTGGTACAGTTGACAGGTCAGGAAAAAATCCATTTTCAGGACTGCATCTCATGTACTCAATGTTTCCGTACTTCTGAACATCTTGCTGATATAAGCCAGTTTGGCCCATTATAACACTTGAATCAACATACGCCTATCAAAATGGAAGAGATGTTTTAATTTTCATTAGACATAATGTGAAAAGGTAACAGTACAAAAACAATGACGAAAATCTAAAAGGAGTAATATCACCATAATCACTACACAAGGTTCAGAATCATGAATATGAAAGGGGAAAGTAACTGGGCTAAAATCAATTCAAGAATTCACTTACAGGGTATGATGGGTCTTGGACTGCAATCTTCACATTAGATCCAAAAAGGACCTAAATTATTGAACCATGGAAAGTATTAACAAACAATTAACGTGAATGATAAACTCAAAacagggagaggtggtcctttcGGTACCTGCAGACGTGAGATGTCACATTTTGCACCATCAGAGACAAATATGTCTGCTTCTTCAATACCAAGGTCCGCATAGTAGGTTGCAGCAATTGCTGCCCTTAGTTTCTGTATTGACAATCAACATTGCATTTTATAATGTTGAAAATAAGGAGGTAATAAAATAATAGATCAAATACTAAACTTCATATATGGTTGAAAGCTTCAAAGTTAAATTCATGTAGGACAAATGTAAAAAAGTATTTAGAAGGGtaagtgaa
The nucleotide sequence above comes from Phragmites australis chromosome 4, lpPhrAust1.1, whole genome shotgun sequence. Encoded proteins:
- the LOC133916287 gene encoding probable xyloglucan 6-xylosyltransferase 1 — encoded protein: MWAAERVVGERRMRQIQRFARNAKLTVVCLLLTVVVLRGTLGAGRFGTPQQDLIELRQRFVSHPHRALAEHHDARSRSSSSTGAAGAGGRDDEPDPPPRSIRDPPYTLGPKISDWDEQRAAWHRRHPETPPFLNDVKPRVLLVTGSSPKPCENPVGDHYLLKSIKNKIDYCRVHGIEIFYNMALLDAEMAGFWAKLPLIRALLLAHPEVEFLWWMDSDAMFTDMAFELPWERYGPYNLILHGWDEMVYDDKNWIGLNTGSFLLRNCQWSLDMLDTWAPMGPKGPVRIEAGKVLTKFLKDRPVFEADDQSAMVYILATQREKWGDKVCLENGYYLHGYWGILVDRYEEMLENYKPGLGDHRWPLVTHFVGCKPCGKFGDYPVERCLKQMDRAFNFGDNQILQMYGFTHKSLASRRVKRIRNETSNPLEMKDELGLLHPAFKAVKTTT
- the LOC133916286 gene encoding probable LL-diaminopimelate aminotransferase, chloroplastic, whose protein sequence is MATAAPAITASSTSFLPSSPFSLKASKTGHRRPAGTVSVNVRCVSSPPAVETSYKTNVPRNANMAKLQAGYLFPEIARRRAAHLLKFPDAKIISLGIGDTTEPIPDVITDAMAERAHALSTMDGYSGYGAEQGEKKLRAAIAATYYADLGIEEADIFVSDGAKCDISRLQVLFGSNVKIAVQDPSYPAYVDSSVIMGQTGLYQQDVQKYGNIEYMRCSPENGFFPDLSTVPRTDIIFFCSPNNPTGAAASRDQLTELVKFAKDNGSIIVYDSAYAMYISDDSPKSIFEIPGAKEVAIETASFSKYAGFTGVRLGWTVVPKELLFSDGHPVAKDFNRIVCTSFNGASNIAQAGGLACLSPEGLKAMRDVVGFYKENTEIIVDTFTSLGFNVYGAKNAPYVWVHFPGRNSWDVFAEILEKANVVTTPGSGFGPGGEGFVRVSAFGHRENIVEAARRLKQLYK